CGGAGATCGCCGACACGGCAGCCTTCGTACAGCACCACGGCGCGGATCTGATCGACCGGTCGGCCAACTGCGTCGTCGTCGCGGGCAAGCGCGGCGGCGAGACCACCCTCGCCGCCTGCCTCGTCCTGTCCACGACGCGCGTGGACGTCAACGGAGCCGTGCGCCGGCAACTGGGCGCCCGCAAGGCGTCGTTCGCCCCCATGGACACCGCGACCGGCGAGACCGGCATGGAGTACGGCGGGATCACCCCCGTCGGACTGCCCGCCGACTGGACCCTGCTCGTGGACGCGGCCGTCGTGGACACCGACTGGGTACTGATCGGCAGCGGACGCCGCCGGGGCAAACTGATCGTGCCCGGCAGGACGTTCGCCGACCTGCCCGGCGCCGTGGTCCTCGACGGTCTCGGCGTCCCCACCGCCTGAGCACGGCACCGGGCAGCGGACACGCCGTCCCCGCCGCGAACCGGTCGGGCCGAACCGGTCAGGCCAGCCGGGGTATCTCGATGGCCGGGCAGACATCCATCACCATGTCCAGACCGGCCGCCCGGGTCCGCTCGTACGCCTGCTCGTCGATCACGTCCAACTGGAACCAGACCGCCTTCGACCCGACCGCGACGGCCTCGTCGGCGACCGCACCGGCCAGCGCGCTGTTCACGAACACGTCCACCACGTCGACCGGGAACGGGATCTCGGCCAGCGACGCGTACCCCTGCTCCCCGTGGACCGTCTCCGCCTTCGGGTGCACCGGGACCACCCGCTTGCCGAAGCGCTGGAGCACGGCCGCCACCCCGTACGCCGCCCGCGCGCTGTTGTTCGAAAGGCCCACGACCGCCCAGGT
Above is a window of Streptomyces sp. NBC_01498 DNA encoding:
- a CDS encoding YbaK/EbsC family protein yields the protein MRAPIGDFEHARPAPDCLGLLTGPVAAAVRAWRGEVPAEQLLYVDTDPEIADTAAFVQHHGADLIDRSANCVVVAGKRGGETTLAACLVLSTTRVDVNGAVRRQLGARKASFAPMDTATGETGMEYGGITPVGLPADWTLLVDAAVVDTDWVLIGSGRRRGKLIVPGRTFADLPGAVVLDGLGVPTA
- a CDS encoding CoA-binding protein, which encodes MDADDKTIRRILTSTGDTWAVVGLSNNSARAAYGVAAVLQRFGKRVVPVHPKAETVHGEQGYASLAEIPFPVDVVDVFVNSALAGAVADEAVAVGSKAVWFQLDVIDEQAYERTRAAGLDMVMDVCPAIEIPRLA